TTACCTCGGGTAATTGTTGTTCTTGACAGCTTTTTGTCCATATTTTCTCCAGCGATAGCCATCATCAAGTATATCAACTTGACTTCTTGTTTGAAAAGCAAATCTGGGCTTCTTAATTTTCTTATCTCCCTTCTTCTTAAGCGGTGATGATAAATAATTGCTAGTATTATTATTTTCTGATGATTCCACTCCCATCTGACTGCTACTTTTGATGTTGGATGATACATCTATTTCTCGTGCCATTGATTCTGTCTTTAATCCCGAGATCCATCCATTCATTGAGTTGTAACTATTTGTTGAACCAAGAAAGACCATCGACTGATTCTCCATTAATTGTTAGGATCAAATTAAAAAGCACCTTAATTGATTTATACTAGCTGGTTTAACTATAGATATGGAAAAAACAAACGAAAAATTAGTGTTGTTAAAGAAAGAAAGTGGTTAGGGCGGCTTCTCTGATAGTTATTGGCAACTAAGATGTTAGAAACTTGTGAAACAAATGCTTTGACAAATATTTATAATCAGATGTTTGTAGAAGAACGACAAACGTTTTATAAAAAGGTTAAAGTTGTAAACTAAAATGGTACTTCTATAAATAGTGAATTTGAAGGACTAATATTGTCTAGATTAATAACGTGGAAGTTACCGGCGGCTCGgtcaagtcatcattaactttGAGATGGAAAATGGAAATATTGAGTGCGTAGAAAAGTAGCACTTATAACCAGTAGAATACGTGAAATACTTCGTGTCGTTTTCTCCATGCCAAAGACTAACAATAGTGAATGGAGAAAACTGGAAAACAAAATATATCAACTGCTTTTACGCAAGGCTTATACacgaataataaaaaataaaaaaatataattaggACACATTTAATATGTATTGCATTCATctaaaaataaattattaaaaCATCTCAATTAATTAGAAAAGGGTTTAAGTGTAGGTGCATATATATTATACGTGGTTTACAAGTAAGGAAAGGTCAAAGAAAAAGAGGTCCTTATAAAACGTCTAAGAAGGTTGACACGATCTAATTCCATTAGCAAATGTACCATATATAATAGTCCATCACACCATTGATTAATAAAACCAGTTTATACTATGGTTCATCTACAATCCAAGGAAACATATTATATTTGATCTTTCTAGTAATTTCGGGTGGATCATCACTCGTAAAATAACATAATGCTATTCCAAGACCCAACTTCTCATGTCAAAGGAAATATTGATTTTTAATTCATTATGACTTGGTAAAAA
Above is a genomic segment from Lycium barbarum isolate Lr01 chromosome 12, ASM1917538v2, whole genome shotgun sequence containing:
- the LOC132622496 gene encoding probable WRKY transcription factor 43, whose translation is MENQSMVFLGSTNSYNSMNGWISGLKTESMAREIDVSSNIKSSSQMGVESSENNNTSNYLSSPLKKKGDKKIKKPRFAFQTRSQVDILDDGYRWRKYGQKAVKNNNYPRSYYRCTHEGCNVKKQVQRLSKDEGVVVTTYEGMHTHPIDKPNENFEQILHQMHIFPNPPL